The Helicoverpa armigera isolate CAAS_96S chromosome 15, ASM3070526v1, whole genome shotgun sequence genomic interval aaaggcccagcggcactccgacctcgcctgctTCTATCTATAAACCTCGTCTAGGTTTAGGCGAGGTTTTAGGAGGTCGGCTAACTTCTTATTTAAGGCTTTTTATAAGCTGCTTGCTCTAATTTTCCATTCAACGAATCACGACAATCGTCATTGCAAGATCTATCTCCATCATCCAACGGTAGATAATGAAAGACGTCATGATTTTTTGGACGATGACGTTAAAATTCAATCTTCGCAAAACAATCGATAGATAGCTTATAGAAATCCGCAGTAAAGAAGCTTCATCCACATCACGATGTGTCAATCCAAATGTTCCAACATATATTTATATCCGAGAAATAATAGGCATGCCAATGTGAAGAGAACTCAGTATAGGGTGCGGCTACACGATACGGAATTGATATTGTACAACACGATCCGACGTGACTTACATCAGATGAAATGAAAGGATCGCCGGTAGGTCTTGATGCATAGAATTCAAGTTTTAATGTTAGTTCAAGATTAAAAGTGTTCGTTTTCTAAGAATTTGTTGGGCATGGTCTACATTCACTTTGTTGCTTAGTAATCAGTGCAGGTGTTCATCATCCTCTTGCTATCCTAAGTGCAGCTATTgaacataaaatttttattcgATTATAGTTTGTTATGTTATAGTTTTGGTCTCACGACTGCTATGAACGAAGTCTGGGTTTTTGCAAAGCATTTGCTTGGTGTCACACGCTCTTGTCAGGGAGGGCACGTTTCACTAATATTCTTAGCTGCTACTTCGGTTTAGCAATACAGTATACCCTAGGGCCTGTTACATTAATAACAAACCTTTTGCTTATGTCATGGAGAAGAACAGCTTTCTATCTCAAAAAAATTAGGAAAAcgttatacctaattattatatGTCGAGCTTCccgcaataaatataataatactcgTCTACTTATCGTGGTGATCGTATCAAAATTAGCTACACCTAGTTGAGTTTCAAATACCACATCACTCACTAAAGTTTTGTCATCCAACTGTTACTACATTCTAAAATTATTACCAACATTCACAATAAGgtcttcattatcatcatcattttaaacACAGATATTCAGTACATAAAGACTAAAATTATTCAGTagtctattatttatttgtcatatcCTTTGCCTAACCCACGCGATGGTGGATTGTGCCTTAATTGACTTTGTGGGCGTTCAACTGCCAACCTGTCAGTGTCTATAGTGACTTTGTGACCTTTCTGCTTGAAATTATTATGTCCGTTGATTTATTTGTGACTAATGCGATCAGGATTAGTAGCGTCTGCATCTAGAATATTGTTTACAgctttttgattaattaatgtaGGTCTGAGTTTGTAATGTCTGTGTGAAGCTTGAGaacatgtatgtttgttttaattaatgatatgGGAGGATAGATCATTTCTCATGTTGTAGCACGTAtacgaaaatattaattgtataaaataataaagcatagaataataaattaccaaacCAGTAATTATCATTTGTTAACTGAAAAGTCCTTAAATGTAAAACCAGccgtataatatttatattcagatAGTTGCATACAATATCTCCTACAATatgaaagaaattaataaaactgaaTCTAACACAGCAAAATTAACAAGAGCAAtaagaaatatgaaataataaaagcaaaaacacAGATTAATACGTTAACAAAAGACAACTTTGTTCTCAATAAAAAGCTTTAAGAAGGCccttaaacaaaacataacccATCTTTAACCTTGAGATCAAAATAAAAGCAACCGGATCCAAAATGACCCGAAGCCATTATCGACCAACAAAAACGAACACGAATAAAAAACTATAGCATACAGTAACTACCATTATAtcaaactagcttctgctcgTGGTTTCACCTGCTTCACGAAGGAACAGCTTTCAGCACATGGATGAAAAGGAGCCTAAGCGCTATTCTGATACATAAGCTACATACAccactgccaagtttcatcaaaatccattagTCGTTTTTGAGTGaatgaggaacaaacatccatccatacatacaaactttcgcattaatAACATTAGTAGGATCAAAAGATGCGAGTTCattaaacaacattatttgaaCGTTATTAGTTATTAGGCAATCGTTATTTTAATAGGCTTTTATTACTCCATCAATTCTAGGAATAGGATAATTGTTATAATCTGTTTTCTTAGAATCCTCTCTATCGTTATCCGGTAAGACATTAATGTTCATGATTTTGTTGAAGCTTTCAGTATTTGTAttgatttattggttttgaatgctagctttCAATGTTAGATCATTAAACAATACTGCATTGATACGGGTAAGACGTATGCAGTATTTGACATTAATATTTCTCTTGAAATTTATGTGCCTGTAAACTGCATTGTGAGACTTGAATAGGAATCCAAAAAAATGTATATGCCTTTATCGAAGACTAAGATTTTGATTtgcctaataaatatttactgagTCATTGAGCATTGTATTAGCATTAACAAATAATTGGACCAGAGGCTGCGTTGCGTCCATCATTGAACAAAAAGAAGTTTCAACATAAAGTAACAATGAAATAGAAGATATCAGTGAAAGCTTAGCCAGACGAGGGAGAGCCTTGTTTGAGTAAACAGTCCATCACTGCGCAAGCACCACTAAACGTATCCTAGACCAGACAAGATGCCTAAGACAAACGGACTATTGTAATCGAAACGTTAGCACCTATTTAAGcagaaggtaaataaaaataaataagaaaatgctCTTAAATAGGATCATCAAGAATATTCTTCTTCAAAAATGCTTTgtgaaataattgtatttttcagGCAAATAGAACGGGTTTGAAGCATTTTTTATCATTCTTCCATCTATTTTCACcaaatttttcattatttaattgtatgtaGTATAGTACAATTTAACAATTGCTCACGTGACTTATGATTACATTCATTACTTCAATCTAGGCCCACATTAGTGCTTTCGTCATAATCACACACGACTGCTATAAGTTTGTAAACGTGTAGGTTTTCTCACGATACCACATCAGATATGTCCGTGATGATCAATTTATTCACTAGATTATTTAGAACAATAGATTTGTTGCTAAATTATCAAGTTTATCATTTACTGTAATTATGCTTTAATGATATGTGTTACACCATTTCAGTTAGAATGGCAGTCGTGACAAATAGTGAGCAGCTAGAATTTTTGAGAACGTTTCTTACAAAGAGTTACAGTTAACCTTTCGTCGGGTCGGGTCGTAGGTCGTAAGATTCAAAACTCTGGAACTCCACTGAAAATTCAGTTTAACTAGAAAGAACTCCACAACAACAAGAGCAGAAGTAATTAGAACTATCTTTAAAAGTATTACATTCAATATCAGGTCAGATAAACTGAAAAACATTTTCACCAAGTTCTAAGAACGTACCTAGTTATAAGACCCTCAACTTTGATACACTTAGTTCTTagtaaagattttgaatttgaaggtttttttttgccaaaagcaaaagatttttatttcaaagtcactTAAGAACGCGCCCTCTATATTTCTTTAGGCGCAACACATAGCTAATTTGCATGTGTGAGTGCGACTCGTACGCAGCCTCGCATTATGAATCATTGACTTTCAAAGCTAATGTGTAGATGGAGCTTTACCTGTTTGTGTAATCATAactttgtacatattttcttaAGACAGAGCTTTTTCAAGTTAACAATTTTCTCATAGTTCTGAAATATGTCTTATTATAGAAGCCacttatttaatacatttgtgTGTTTATAAAGCTACATCGCGGCATCCTTTAAACGTGActtgtttgattaaaaaaacaataattgtgcaattataactgtatttttatgcaaattaaattggttttaaatgCATGCAGTTTAATCAGTCTACGTGTGGGTATTAAATGATCTAGATTTCTTATTGGTCTTGACATTTACTGTAAAGTAATTACCTGCATGTGTGTGAAGCGGTAATGATATAGGAAATTGAATGAATCTTTCCTTGATTTGATTTTTGTGTATCATCGCTAATGATGGTGTTTAtgtgtaattttgtaacatACATTTATCATAATTTTGACCAAAACAGGTGTGTCAAGTGTACGCCGGTACAGTTGAATGAAGATGATCAATcaccgttttatttttaagtatgaactttgttttatttataaactcataaaataaaaagatagtCTTAATAGCGATTGGTTAGTTGTAAGTTTCAATAGCCCATtgattattgaaaataaaactttataatgtTAAGTTCAAAACTCTTTATTCCTTTTCAACATTgctcaaatataacaaaaataaatatcttcaatttacatcaatcattaataatgatAACCTGTCTTAGGGTCGAATCTTTGCTGCTGTTTCGGTCCACTGAAGTCTTCTCCAATAACCGTAGACTTAACATAAGTTTCAGGATATGAGGTCGATCCAGTACCTCCATAAATAGGTCTTACTGTACTTGGTCCTTGTGTAGTCTGTGACAATCCAGGATAAGAATCACCTTGGTCAGTTGTAATTGGTCTGCCGAAGCCATCTACTGTAGGACCGCCTACAAAGTTATCTTTAGTAGTTTGGAAACCAGGGCGATAGGTAGTTGAGTAATCTTGAACTGGTGCAGATGTTCTCGATGGCACGAAGGATTCTGGAGTAGTGCCTATATTTGAAGGTGATTCAGAAGAGGGGTAAGACTGTCTTGAAGGTCCATATTCAGGACCAGTGGTGCCTTGAAGATTAGATATTCCAGATCCAGGATATTGGAAAACAGGTTTATTGCCAGGTGTAGaagatattatattagtagaatAACCTGGCGTTGAAGGACCATTTTGGTACTGTCCTTGGTAAGGACCGTATGGTGAAGACTTAGTTGCAGTAGTTCCAGGTTGAGATGGAATGAAAGTCCCTTGACTTCCAGTTGTTGGGAATGCTGTAGTAGTACTCGGAAAGCCTCCGGGACCTTGTTGGTAAGAAGATTGGTAATTACCATTTGACTGTGTTGGAGCTACTCCAGGAATTTGAGATGGGGCAGGATTTAATAACCCGGTAGAAAGATCAGATTTAGGAGGTCCATAATGATAGCCAGTATTGAAGCCACCATCATTTTGCGAAGGTTTCAATGACGAAGGAGAAGACGGGCCATAACCTTGGTTGTTATTGTACCTTGTGAATTCAGATGTTGGTGGTAGAACTGATGTAGTAGAGTATTCTTGAGAAGGCCTAAATGTAGAAGAGTAGTAGTTCTGAGGCGAGGTCGCTCCAGGGTTTGTAGACGCCAAATTGTAACCAGGAGTAGAAGGAGTTGTTGGGTAACCAGACCCTACATTTGAAGTCTTATATTCAAAGTCCGAAGGCCTCCTTTGTGTTGGAGATTGAGTACTAACAGGCCTCATGACACCAAAAGTAGATTCAATAACTTTAGCCAATGAACCATTTTGTTGAGGTTTCATTCTTCGGGGAGTTTGAGTGGTTCCAAATCGAGAATTTTGAGCAAACATTGGTGTGGTCGACTCGTAAGAATACCCTGGCGTTACAGTTTCTGAATATTCAGTCCTTTGTCCTGGAGTTACATAACCTTTTTGATTGACACGTTTGCTTTGATCACCTGTAACGAATTGTGGCCTAGATGTTTGAGTTGATTGATAAATTGAAGGTCTAGCAGTAGTTCCACTCTTTTGAGGAAGTGTTTTATCGGAATAAATCCTGTCATCACCAATATCTTGATCGGTTACATAATCTTGACCATCATCGTAGTCAGTGTAAGAATTTCCTGCAGGTGAGGTGACTCTTATGGTCATGAATGGTCTTCGGCTCGTAGATTGTGTACTGGTCTGGGGAGACTCATTAATGATATTCTCATTTTTATCGTAAACATTTGGAGTTATAAACGGTCTACGAGTGGTTCCTTGTACATATTGATTTCTACCTTGATCTGGTTTCCTAGTTGAAGATATTTCTTGAGGATTGAATCGTGTTGGGAAGGTGTTCTGTTCAAATTTGGTGTTTGGTTGCTGGTAATAGTACCCATTGTCATCTTGTTGAGTTTGTTGTTGGTTTCTTACTAGTCCGTTATCAGCATTGTTAATATAATCTGAGATCGAAGGAGTTTCGTTGTTTCTTTGAGATGATGTTGAAGTCTGTGGTAAGTTGTTTCGATTCTGACTATATTCAGTTCTTTCAGAACCAGGTGTTTTATCGTCTTTTATCTTTTGTGTCCTTATTTGGTTTGTATCGGTAACTATCGGCGTAGTGGCAGTACTGCTGGCATACTGAGACTGCCCATCAGAAAACCCAGGATTATTAAGATTAGTGTCCTGCCTTTTATCATCACCAAGACTGCCAGGTATAGGCTTTCCACTGATATCTACGTGAGCTCCAGGGTACTTTGTGTTGGTAACATCTTGTCGATTTTtcattccaaaaatattactttggtCGGTATTTCCATTTGCATCTACGGGCACAATATCCCCATTTGATAATTGAGGACGTCCGGTAGATCCTTGTTTTTTAATACCATAGTTGTCAAGTTTAGTTCCTGGCCTTCCATATTCATCTACACTTCCTAGTAATACATCACCGTTACCTAAAATTGTTTTGGTTGGCTCAGTTACCTGGACATTATTTTTGCTAGTGCCTCTGTTTGAAGAGCCATCATTTATCATACCTGTCGGTAACTTTCCGTTTGAGCTTTTTCTGCTATCAGTGATCAGACCGTTGCTGTTCAATTGATCTTGAGGAATAATTTCATCATATTCTTCGTCCACTATTCCTACGATAGGTTTGATTACTGCAGGATCCTTTTGTCCACCTTTGGGATGTTTGCTGTCAAATCTGCCCTTGTGTTTTTGATTTTGTGGCCGGCGGCGGTATGCAGGTCCTTGAAATTTATTGTCACCGTATTTAGCTTCATCATACGATCctgaaataaagttaattttattagaagACATAATTACGATTACATTTAATACTGAACTTCTCAACAATAGACTAGATTGCACTTCTTGCACTATCAGATCATAATCTAAAGTACAATTGTACAATTTGTAACAATGCATtagaataattgattaattatatgGATTTGCTTTTACTTCACTAGCAGTCGTACATAATATTTCTCatgagaaaataaaagtttatttacttaccatCGTCAAATATTCCGGCGAGTTTATCTTTAGCAGCTTGTTCAATAACCTTCTGAATGGCTTCAGGAATAGGAGGAGGGGTAGGCAGATGATCACCGCGAGGCTGGAAACCGTTCTCATCAGCCGTGTAGATAACACTATATTCTTTTCCATCATCACCAATGTATGAATACGATCCTTGAGCTTTAGTTCCATTATCTACAATACCGCTTTCATCGGCATGTATTCCATTCGAGGTATCAAAACTATATGAGTAGCCATTCGGAGTTCGTATATTCTCATAGTTAAGAATCACAGCGTTCCTATCAGCAGCAGCTTGTGGTCTTTCTGGGCGATAAACTCGACGGATAGGATAGGCTGAAGTAGATGATGGTACTTCTAGCAGAGCAGTTGTGCTAGAGACACCGTTGTAGTA includes:
- the LOC135117871 gene encoding uncharacterized protein LOC135117871, which translates into the protein MKWLLITLAIGLAAADKLDRTYLPPPGAQFSGGILGSHDAPLEPPHLQPGLETAVTGGPLGPQTNIGINGEPVNFGDKIPKVPVNYSPDKFPTTTTSYAFSQTTTYPPTEGFETTPLPINPVTGLPIQGNIPFGPQGQQNIQNLPGYAINQAPTYGPTVQPVFVPGTNNQLANQPISQYPGQNIITPGGVAQIPGKGYQTYDVNQGQVQYPGQGIAEQQGTQYTGAPDINQSLNQYPGQNGVYGLGSIPGATQGSVQYPTQQTYTGQPGFTSTTAAPTNLQTGGNQYGTIVNPDGSQGTYSGQPINVQNLGEIQTTQSPFPNQEQLNIGSNPSYPTNNQNYDVSGSTPSTIPSNYYNGVSSTTALLEVPSSTSAYPIRRVYRPERPQAAADRNAVILNYENIRTPNGYSYSFDTSNGIHADESGIVDNGTKAQGSYSYIGDDGKEYSVIYTADENGFQPRGDHLPTPPPIPEAIQKVIEQAAKDKLAGIFDDGSYDEAKYGDNKFQGPAYRRRPQNQKHKGRFDSKHPKGGQKDPAVIKPIVGIVDEEYDEIIPQDQLNSNGLITDSRKSSNGKLPTGMINDGSSNRGTSKNNVQVTEPTKTILGNGDVLLGSVDEYGRPGTKLDNYGIKKQGSTGRPQLSNGDIVPVDANGNTDQSNIFGMKNRQDVTNTKYPGAHVDISGKPIPGSLGDDKRQDTNLNNPGFSDGQSQYASSTATTPIVTDTNQIRTQKIKDDKTPGSERTEYSQNRNNLPQTSTSSQRNNETPSISDYINNADNGLVRNQQQTQQDDNGYYYQQPNTKFEQNTFPTRFNPQEISSTRKPDQGRNQYVQGTTRRPFITPNVYDKNENIINESPQTSTQSTSRRPFMTIRVTSPAGNSYTDYDDGQDYVTDQDIGDDRIYSDKTLPQKSGTTARPSIYQSTQTSRPQFVTGDQSKRVNQKGYVTPGQRTEYSETVTPGYSYESTTPMFAQNSRFGTTQTPRRMKPQQNGSLAKVIESTFGVMRPVSTQSPTQRRPSDFEYKTSNVGSGYPTTPSTPGYNLASTNPGATSPQNYYSSTFRPSQEYSTTSVLPPTSEFTRYNNNQGYGPSSPSSLKPSQNDGGFNTGYHYGPPKSDLSTGLLNPAPSQIPGVAPTQSNGNYQSSYQQGPGGFPSTTTAFPTTGSQGTFIPSQPGTTATKSSPYGPYQGQYQNGPSTPGYSTNIISSTPGNKPVFQYPGSGISNLQGTTGPEYGPSRQSYPSSESPSNIGTTPESFVPSRTSAPVQDYSTTYRPGFQTTKDNFVGGPTVDGFGRPITTDQGDSYPGLSQTTQGPSTVRPIYGGTGSTSYPETYVKSTVIGEDFSGPKQQQRFDPKTGYHY